A region from the Salvia splendens isolate huo1 chromosome 15, SspV2, whole genome shotgun sequence genome encodes:
- the LOC121766704 gene encoding uncharacterized protein LOC121766704, with translation MYPIAWAVVEAENEVCWTWFIKILSEDLTLGEGVGITLISDQQKGLENAVQRLLPSAEHKNCARHIYANWKKTHKGPLLKQHFWKLVRSTYMEEYEIACRELEKEDGQAYADLMDKNPSKFCKAFLTPSNCSDVILNNVCKCFNAYILDARSKHVLDMLDEMRTKLMGRLYRKSVDIESAGVNSNVCPKVRKKIEAMVYESRNCTTIPAVGGNFEVSHFEDRFVVTPSLRKCGCKKWDLTGIPCIHACAAIHFLKQTVDDYVHEYYSLSKYTSAYGYGLPALNGEKLWPQAEGYPVVPPPVKKMPGRPKKVRRRDPFKKDPGRPNRMRKICVMTCQKCLQEGQNSRTCKNESVEVLPKPKAKMGRPRKTPSNAEGGTIAIRGRAGRRGGRGGRRGVVDGSIPTQQSNTNNG, from the exons ATGTACCCCATTGCTTGGGCTGTAGTTGAGGCTGAAAATGAAGTATGCTGGACTTGGTTTATTAAAATTCTGAGTGAGGATTTGACATTGGGTGAAGGAGTAGGCATTACACTTATCAGTGATCAGCAAAAG GGCCTGGAAAATGCAGTACAGAGACTACTTCCATCGGCTGAGCATAAAAACTGTGCAAGGCATATCTATGCAAATTGGAAAAAAACTCACAAAGGTCCACTTTTGAAACAGCACTTCTGGAAACTTGTTAGAAGCACTTACATGGAAGAGTATGAGATTGCTTGCAGAGAACTCGAGAAGGAAGATGGACAGGCATATGCAGACTTAATGGACAAAAACCCAAGCAAATTCTGTAAGGCTTTTCTAACACCTTCCAACTGCTCTGATGTCATTCTGAACAATGTGTGTAAGTGTTTCAATGCCTATATTCTGGATGCTAGGAGTAAACATGTGTTAGACATGCTAGATGAAATGAGAACCAAGCTGATGGGGAGACTTTACAGAAAAAGTGTAGACATAGAGAGTGCTGGGGTAAATTCAAATGTGTGTCCAAAGGTGAGGAAGAAAATTGAAGCTATGGTCTATGAGAGTAGAAACTGTACTACCATTCCTGCAGTTGGTGGTAACTTTGAAGTTAGTCACTTTGAAGATAGGTTTGTGGTGACTCCTTCATTAAGGAAGTGTGGGTGTAAGAAATGGGATTTGACTGGCATCCCTTGTATCCATGCATGCGCTGCTATACACTTCCTCAAGCAGACTGTAGATGATTATGTCCACGAATACTACTCCTTGAGCAAGTACACATCTGCCTATGGATATGGATTGCCAGCATTAAATGGGGAGAAGCTCTGGCCTCAAGCTGAGGGGTACCCGGTTGTACCTCCACCTGTGAAGAAGATGCCCGGTAGGCCCAAGAAGGTGCGAAGGAGGGACCCATTCAAGAAGGATCCGGGCAGACCCAATAGAATGAGGAAAATTTGTGTGATGACATGCCAGAAGTGTTTACAAGAAGGCCAAAACTCCAGGACTTGCAAAAACGAGTCAGTTGAGGTTCTGCCAAAGCCAAAG GCCAAAATGGGAAGGCCTCGGAAGACACCGTCCAATGCAGAAGGTGGTACCATCGCAATAAGAGGAAGGGCTGGAAGAAGGGGAGGTCGTGGAGGACGCCGTGGAGTTGTGGATGGCTCAATCCCCACGCAACAAAGCAACACCAACAATGGTTGA